The following are encoded together in the Macadamia integrifolia cultivar HAES 741 chromosome 10, SCU_Mint_v3, whole genome shotgun sequence genome:
- the LOC122092168 gene encoding probable disease resistance protein At4g33300, producing MLYDADAIALFHHSVFPQNGNVKYEEPDKELQMKIVRDCKGFPVALKVTGHSLHLQPTRVWQQKERMLSSCSIFKSHSDLLSCLATSLKYLNEEVQECFMDLGSFPEDERIPTSSLIDIWVELYGINDCKL from the exons ATGCTCTACGATGCAGATGCCATAGCTCTCTTCCATCATTCAGTATTTCCTCAAAATGGGAATGTGAAGTATGAGGAGCCTGACAAGGAGCTTCAAATGAAG ATAGTGAGAGATTGCAAGGGATTCCCAGTGGCTCTTAAGGTGACTGGCCACTCATTGCATCTGCAGCCTACCAGGGTGTGGCAACAAAAAGAGAGGATGTTGTCAAGTTGCTCCATTTTTAAGTCCCATAGTGATTTGCTGAGTTGTCTTGCAACCAGCTTAAAATACTTGAATGAGGAGGTTCAAGAATGCTTTATGGACTTGGGTTCCTTTCCTGAAGATGAAAGAATCCCGACTTCATCTCTTATAGATATATGGGTTGAACTTTATGGAATAAATGATTGCAAGCTATAa